GGTTTTCTGATGGAATTGGCCGTTCAAAAAGGTCGCTCCGTCCGCCCGAACCTCAAGTGTGGAATCTGCGGTGAACATGGTGGCGAAGAAAAATCGATTAAATTCTGCCACAAGCTGGGTTTGAATTATGTCAGCTGTTCACCCTTCCGGGTTCCGTTGGCCCGCCTGGCCGCAGCGCAGGCGGTGATCGAAGAGGAAGGCAAGATCAAAGTCTCGAGTACCGCCTGATCAACAGGTACCGGTATAACAAGGTCATTCTGTTGCCCTGGCAGAGCTGCGTCTCCGCCGGGGGGTGAGCCAGTGTACCCGAACAGCGAGCTTTGGGATACTGATTGAGTTGATGAGCACAGAAGAATGGGGGAGTCAATATGGATCTGGCTGTTTTTGCCCCGATTGCCGGGGCGATCGCAGTTTTGTTTGCCTACACATTGGTTAGGCAAATTAACCAAGCGCATCCCGGAAACGAGAAAATGCGGGAACTATCGGCTGTCATCCAGGAAGGGGCCATGGCATTTTTACGAAGAGAGTATATTTTTTTAGCGATC
The Atribacteraceae bacterium genome window above contains:
- a CDS encoding sodium/proton-translocating pyrophosphatase, translating into MDLAVFAPIAGAIAVLFAYTLVRQINQAHPGNEKMRELSAVIQEGAMAFLRREYIFLAIFVVVMFVVLGFAREWMTSVCFLVGAICSASAGFVGMRTA